One genomic region from Mycobacterium basiliense encodes:
- a CDS encoding DedA family protein: MNTAVTALPDILDPMYWLGADGVFGSAVLPGILIIVFIETGLLFPLLPGESLLFTGGLLAASAHPPVTIGVLAPCVALVAILGDQNAYFIGRRIGPALFKKEDSRFFKKHYVTESHAFFEKYGPWTVILARFVPFARTFVPVIAGVSYMRYPVFLGFDIVGGISWGAGVTLAGYFLGNVPFVHQNLEKIILAILFVSLVPAMTAAWRGYRSRRQAPKDEAPLAE; encoded by the coding sequence GTGAACACCGCCGTAACGGCGTTGCCGGACATCCTCGACCCGATGTATTGGTTGGGCGCCGACGGCGTCTTCGGGTCCGCCGTGCTGCCCGGGATCCTGATCATCGTTTTTATCGAGACCGGGTTGCTGTTTCCGCTGCTACCCGGCGAGTCGTTGCTGTTCACCGGCGGGCTGCTGGCGGCGAGCGCGCACCCGCCGGTCACCATTGGAGTGCTCGCCCCGTGTGTCGCGCTGGTGGCCATATTGGGGGACCAGAATGCCTATTTCATCGGGCGTCGCATTGGCCCCGCGCTGTTCAAGAAGGAAGATTCGCGGTTCTTCAAGAAGCACTACGTGACCGAATCACACGCGTTCTTCGAAAAGTACGGACCCTGGACGGTCATCCTGGCCCGCTTCGTACCGTTCGCACGAACCTTCGTGCCGGTGATCGCCGGCGTTTCCTACATGCGCTACCCGGTGTTTCTCGGATTCGACATCGTCGGTGGCATCAGCTGGGGCGCGGGCGTCACGCTGGCCGGCTACTTTCTGGGCAATGTGCCGTTCGTGCACCAGAATCTCGAAAAGATCATCCTGGCGATCCTGTTCGTTTCGCTGGTGCCGGCAATGACCGCGGCGTGGCGCGGCTACCGGTCCCGGCGACAGGCGCCCAAGGACGAGGCCCCGCTCGCCGAGTGA
- the fbaA gene encoding class II fructose-bisphosphate aldolase codes for MPIATPEVYAEMLGRAKENSYAFPAINCTSSETVNAALKGFADAGSDGIIQFSTGGAEFGSGLGIKDMVTGAVALAEFTHVVAAKYPINVALHTDHCPKDKLDTYVRPLLAISAERVSAGKDPLFQSHMWDGSAIPIDENLVVAQELLKAAVAAKIILEIEIGVVGGEEDGVEAEINEKLYTTPEDFEKTVDALGSGEQGTYLLAATFGNVHGVYKPGNVKLRPDILDQGQKVAAAKLGLPDSAKPFDFVFHGGSGSLKSEIEEALRYGVVKMNVDTDTQYAFSRPIVGHMFTNYDGVLKVDGEVGNKKVYDPRSYLKKAEAGMTERVIEACNDLHCAGKTVAG; via the coding sequence ATGCCCATCGCAACGCCCGAGGTCTACGCCGAGATGCTGGGACGTGCCAAAGAGAATTCGTACGCCTTCCCGGCCATCAACTGCACCTCTTCGGAGACCGTCAACGCCGCTCTCAAAGGCTTCGCCGACGCCGGCAGCGACGGCATCATCCAGTTCTCCACCGGCGGTGCGGAGTTCGGTTCCGGCCTCGGTATCAAGGACATGGTGACCGGCGCCGTCGCGCTGGCCGAATTCACTCACGTGGTTGCGGCCAAGTACCCGATCAACGTGGCGCTGCACACCGACCACTGCCCCAAGGACAAGCTCGACACCTACGTGCGGCCTCTACTGGCGATCTCTGCCGAACGGGTGTCGGCCGGAAAAGACCCGTTGTTCCAGTCGCACATGTGGGACGGGTCGGCGATCCCGATCGACGAGAACCTGGTCGTCGCCCAGGAGCTACTCAAGGCGGCCGTGGCCGCCAAGATCATCCTCGAGATCGAAATCGGCGTGGTCGGCGGCGAAGAGGACGGCGTCGAGGCCGAGATCAACGAGAAGCTCTACACCACACCCGAGGACTTCGAGAAGACAGTTGACGCGCTGGGCTCCGGTGAGCAGGGCACCTACCTACTGGCCGCGACCTTCGGCAATGTGCACGGCGTCTACAAGCCGGGCAACGTCAAACTGCGCCCCGACATCCTCGACCAGGGGCAAAAGGTGGCCGCGGCCAAGCTCGGGTTGCCCGACAGCGCTAAGCCGTTCGACTTCGTCTTCCACGGTGGTTCGGGCTCCCTGAAGTCGGAGATCGAGGAGGCACTTCGGTACGGCGTGGTGAAGATGAATGTCGACACCGACACCCAGTACGCGTTCAGCCGACCGATCGTCGGACACATGTTCACCAACTACGACGGCGTTCTCAAGGTGGACGGCGAGGTCGGGAACAAGAAGGTCTACGACCCGCGCAGCTACCTCAAGAAGGCCGAGGCCGGGATGACCGAACGGGTGATCGAGGCCTGCAACGACCTGCATTGCGCGGGGAAGACGGTGGCCGGCTGA
- the mgtE gene encoding magnesium transporter codes for MRYPTIEQSTIDIRQVVGIGTPKAVDLWLDIVDELPDRARELASLSKAELAKLGQLLDADSGTELFESVDDNLAARALQAMEPPVAASLLDALDSDHAANILRECKSPKREALLTLLPLERAKVLRGLLSWPEDSAAAHMVPETLSVRPDMTVLDAVATVREHAAGLRSNSRTTAYVYVIDADSHLLGVVAFRALVLADPTQRVRELMAEDLVVVSPLTDKELAAQTLVSHHLMAVPVVDGDRRLLGIIAEDEALDITQEEATEDAERQGGSAPLEVPYLRASPWLLWRKRVVWLLILFVAEAYTGSVLRAFSEEMEAVIALAFFIPLLIGTGGNTGTQIATTLVRAMATGQVRFRDVPAVLMKELSTGALVGLTMALAAVIRAWTLKVGPQVTVTVAVTVAAIVVWSSLVAAVLPPVLKKLRIDPAIVSGPLIATIVDGTGLIIYFMIAHMTLTELQGL; via the coding sequence ATCCGCTATCCGACCATCGAGCAGTCGACCATCGATATCAGGCAAGTTGTCGGTATCGGAACACCAAAAGCCGTCGATCTATGGCTTGACATCGTCGACGAGCTGCCGGATCGGGCCCGTGAACTCGCCTCATTGTCCAAGGCCGAACTGGCCAAACTCGGCCAGCTCCTCGACGCCGACAGCGGCACCGAGCTGTTCGAGTCCGTCGACGACAACCTGGCCGCACGGGCCCTGCAAGCGATGGAGCCGCCGGTGGCGGCATCACTGCTCGATGCCCTCGATTCCGATCACGCCGCAAACATCCTGCGTGAGTGCAAGAGCCCAAAGCGCGAAGCGTTACTGACCTTGCTGCCGCTGGAACGCGCAAAGGTCTTGCGTGGGTTGTTGAGCTGGCCCGAGGACTCCGCTGCGGCGCATATGGTGCCCGAAACACTGTCCGTGCGACCGGACATGACGGTGTTGGATGCCGTCGCCACCGTGCGTGAGCACGCCGCGGGGCTCCGTAGCAATTCCCGGACCACCGCCTACGTGTATGTGATCGACGCCGACTCCCACCTGCTGGGTGTGGTCGCTTTCCGGGCGCTCGTGTTGGCCGATCCCACACAGCGGGTGCGTGAGCTGATGGCCGAGGACCTGGTCGTCGTCTCCCCGCTGACAGACAAGGAGTTGGCGGCGCAGACCCTCGTGAGCCACCACTTGATGGCCGTTCCCGTTGTCGACGGCGACCGACGCCTGCTCGGCATCATCGCCGAGGACGAAGCCCTCGACATCACCCAGGAGGAAGCGACCGAAGACGCCGAGCGCCAGGGCGGATCGGCCCCGTTGGAGGTGCCCTATCTGCGGGCGTCGCCTTGGCTGCTCTGGCGCAAACGAGTCGTGTGGCTACTCATCCTCTTCGTCGCCGAAGCCTACACCGGCAGCGTCTTGCGGGCATTCTCCGAAGAGATGGAGGCCGTGATCGCGCTCGCGTTCTTCATCCCGCTGCTGATCGGTACCGGCGGCAATACCGGCACGCAGATCGCGACCACGCTGGTTCGCGCGATGGCCACCGGTCAGGTCCGGTTTCGCGACGTTCCCGCGGTGTTGATGAAGGAATTGTCCACCGGAGCCCTGGTCGGCCTCACCATGGCGCTGGCCGCGGTGATCCGCGCCTGGACCCTGAAGGTGGGCCCCCAAGTCACGGTGACGGTGGCGGTGACGGTCGCGGCCATCGTGGTGTGGTCATCGTTGGTGGCCGCGGTGCTTCCACCGGTCCTGAAAAAGTTGCGGATCGACCCCGCGATCGTGTCCGGGCCGCTGATCGCCACCATCGTCGACGGCACCGGGCTGATCATCTACTTCATGATCGCCCACATGACCCTGACCGAACTTCAGGGGTTGTGA
- a CDS encoding Rv0361 family membrane protein, protein MPNAPEPDRDGTETGDDPVGGEGTEGPLIPDDAETATVVISKSDPADDPEPTSADAQRERRFTAPGFDAKETQVIVTAPEPATEVFQTHPAPSNPPPSTGTPPKTAMPQSIPPRDGGRPAALKQRNWGWVLAIVVIVLALAAIAILGTLLLTRSKHPQVSQEDRVRQTIQSFDIAIQTGDLTALRSITCGSTRDGYVDYDEHAWAETYGRVSAAKQYPVIASIDQIVVNGQHAEANITTFMAYDPQVRSTRSLDLQFRDDQWKICQSPSN, encoded by the coding sequence ATGCCCAACGCACCCGAGCCCGACCGCGACGGCACCGAAACCGGGGACGACCCGGTCGGCGGAGAAGGCACCGAGGGCCCTCTCATCCCCGACGACGCCGAAACCGCGACCGTGGTGATCTCCAAGTCGGATCCGGCGGACGACCCCGAACCGACCAGCGCCGACGCGCAGCGCGAACGCCGCTTCACCGCGCCAGGCTTCGACGCAAAAGAAACCCAGGTCATCGTCACCGCTCCCGAGCCGGCCACCGAGGTGTTCCAAACTCACCCGGCGCCCAGCAATCCGCCGCCGTCGACCGGTACGCCGCCGAAAACCGCGATGCCACAATCAATTCCGCCGCGTGACGGAGGTCGACCAGCCGCGCTGAAACAGCGCAACTGGGGTTGGGTGCTAGCAATCGTGGTGATCGTGCTGGCGCTGGCCGCAATCGCCATCCTGGGCACCCTATTGCTGACTCGCAGCAAACACCCCCAGGTGTCGCAGGAGGATCGGGTGCGGCAAACCATTCAAAGCTTTGACATCGCAATCCAGACCGGCGACCTGACCGCGCTGCGCAGCATCACCTGTGGCAGCACCCGGGACGGCTACGTGGACTACGACGAGCACGCCTGGGCCGAAACCTATGGCCGGGTGTCGGCCGCCAAGCAGTACCCGGTGATCGCGAGCATCGACCAAATCGTGGTCAACGGCCAGCACGCCGAAGCCAACATCACCACGTTCATGGCCTACGACCCGCAGGTTCGCTCGACCCGCAGCCTCGACCTCCAATTCCGGGACGATCAGTGGAAAATCTGCCAGTCCCCGAGCAACTAG
- a CDS encoding DUF3151 domain-containing protein, with product MTSMGDLLGPDPILLPGDSAAEAELLADERPEIVAAAHPSASVAWAALAEEALADDKVITAYAYARTGYHRGLDHLRRNGWKGFGPVPYSHEPNRGFLRCVAALARAADAIGETDEYGRCLDLLDDCDPAARTALGF from the coding sequence ATGACGTCGATGGGTGATCTGCTGGGACCCGATCCAATCCTGCTGCCTGGCGATAGCGCGGCCGAAGCGGAGCTACTGGCCGACGAAAGGCCGGAAATCGTGGCCGCCGCGCATCCGTCGGCGTCGGTGGCATGGGCGGCGCTTGCAGAGGAGGCGCTGGCCGACGACAAAGTCATCACCGCCTACGCCTACGCGCGCACCGGCTATCACCGAGGCCTGGATCATTTGCGGCGCAATGGCTGGAAGGGCTTTGGGCCCGTGCCGTATTCGCATGAACCCAACCGGGGTTTTCTGCGGTGTGTGGCGGCGCTGGCGCGGGCCGCTGACGCCATCGGCGAGACCGACGAATACGGCCGTTGTTTGGATCTGCTCGACGATTGCGATCCCGCGGCACGTACGGCCCTTGGGTTCTAG
- a CDS encoding site-2 protease family protein, giving the protein MREIGLHESVRPSPIFLGLVGLTAVGGALAWLAGASVRPLAYAGVFIFVIAGWLVSLCLHEFGHAFTAWRFGDHDIAVRGYLTLDPRRYSHPGLSLVLPMVFIALGGIGLPGAAVYVRTWFMTPNRRSLVSLAGPAANVVLAVLLLTATRLFYDQDHWVLWAGMAFLGFLQIMAVVLNLLPIPGLDGYDAVEPHLSPQTQRALAPAKQFGIFILLLLLLAPVLNQWLFGIVGWLFDFSGVPHLLAMVGNSLTRFWSRWI; this is encoded by the coding sequence GTGAGAGAAATCGGCCTGCACGAGTCGGTGCGACCGAGCCCGATCTTTCTGGGCCTGGTCGGCCTGACCGCCGTCGGAGGAGCACTGGCCTGGCTGGCCGGGGCCAGCGTGCGGCCACTGGCCTACGCCGGGGTGTTCATCTTCGTGATCGCCGGTTGGTTGGTCTCACTGTGCCTGCACGAATTCGGGCACGCGTTCACCGCCTGGCGATTCGGTGACCACGACATCGCGGTGCGCGGCTACCTCACGCTGGACCCGCGACGCTACAGCCATCCTGGGCTGTCGCTGGTGTTACCGATGGTTTTTATCGCACTGGGCGGGATCGGTTTGCCAGGTGCCGCGGTGTATGTGCGGACCTGGTTCATGACGCCAAACCGTCGCAGTCTGGTCAGCTTGGCCGGACCGGCGGCCAATGTGGTGCTGGCGGTGCTGCTGCTGACCGCAACCAGGTTGTTCTACGACCAGGACCACTGGGTGCTGTGGGCTGGGATGGCATTCCTGGGCTTTCTGCAAATCATGGCCGTGGTGCTGAACCTGCTGCCGATCCCGGGCCTGGACGGCTATGACGCCGTGGAGCCGCACCTGAGCCCGCAGACTCAGCGCGCGCTAGCACCCGCGAAGCAATTCGGGATCTTCATCCTGCTGCTGTTGCTGTTGGCGCCGGTGCTTAACCAGTGGCTGTTCGGGATCGTGGGCTGGCTGTTCGACTTCTCCGGGGTGCCTCACCTGCTGGCAATGGTGGGCAATTCACTGACCCGCTTCTGGAGCCGCTGGATCTGA
- a CDS encoding peptidase M50, translated as MGMNIGLKSAGGTPNMAVLLFGEQPAPAALAGFAAHRAHEPTAVDTVLGLHPRLVVVGGDSDLAAVLTRLLRADRLDVEVAYVPPRRTAATRVYRLPAGRRAARRAHRGTAHRVPLIRDETGTVVVGRASWLPTPEARAIHGEAVVDDTPLFDGDAVGVSIEPTLGLPGLRATLGATTPRGRWIAGRAAQLGTTGARVVRDGVAAPRKVRRSTFYRNVEGWLLVR; from the coding sequence ATGGGCATGAATATCGGGCTGAAGTCGGCCGGGGGCACGCCCAACATGGCGGTCTTGCTGTTCGGCGAGCAACCTGCGCCCGCCGCATTGGCCGGGTTCGCCGCCCACCGAGCCCACGAACCGACCGCGGTAGACACCGTGCTGGGTTTGCACCCACGGCTCGTCGTGGTCGGCGGTGACTCCGACCTGGCCGCGGTGTTGACTCGGCTGTTGCGCGCCGACCGCCTCGACGTCGAAGTGGCCTACGTCCCGCCCCGGCGCACCGCCGCGACCCGGGTTTACCGCCTGCCGGCGGGTCGCCGGGCCGCGCGCCGCGCACACCGCGGAACCGCCCACCGGGTGCCGCTCATCCGGGATGAGACCGGGACGGTGGTCGTCGGCCGGGCAAGCTGGCTGCCGACACCGGAGGCGCGGGCCATCCACGGCGAGGCGGTGGTCGATGACACCCCGCTGTTCGATGGCGATGCCGTCGGCGTATCCATCGAACCGACGTTGGGGCTGCCGGGTCTGCGAGCCACGTTGGGAGCCACCACGCCAAGAGGCCGCTGGATCGCCGGACGCGCAGCCCAACTGGGCACAACCGGCGCCCGGGTGGTGCGCGATGGCGTCGCGGCGCCACGAAAGGTGCGCCGATCCACGTTCTACCGCAACGTCGAAGGCTGGCTGCTGGTCCGGTAG
- a CDS encoding adenylosuccinate synthase, producing the protein MPAIVLIGAQWGDEGKGKATDLLGGRVQWVVRYQGGNNAGHTVVLPTGENFALHLIPSGVLTSGVTNVIGNGVVIDPGVLLSELKGLEDRGVDTSKLLISADAHLLMPYHVAIDKVTERYMGSKKIGTTGRGIGPCYQDKIARMGIRVADVLDPDELAHKVEAALEFKNQVLVKIYNRKALDPAQVVDSLLAQADGFRHRIADTRLLLNNALDAGETVLLEGSQGTLLDVDHGTYPYVTSSNPTAGGAAVGSGIGPTRIHTVLGILKAYTTRVGSGPFPTELFDEHGEYLSKTGGEFGVTTGRRRRCGWFDAVIARYASRVNGITDYFLTKLDVLSSLETVPVCVGYQIDGKRTAEMPMTQSDLCRATPVYEELPGWWEDISAAREFDDLPAKARDYVLRLEELAGAPVSCIGVGPGRDQTIVRRDILQERR; encoded by the coding sequence ATGCCGGCAATCGTCCTCATCGGCGCCCAATGGGGCGACGAGGGCAAAGGAAAAGCCACGGATCTGCTCGGTGGGCGGGTGCAGTGGGTGGTGCGCTACCAGGGCGGCAACAATGCCGGGCACACCGTGGTCCTGCCCACCGGGGAGAACTTCGCACTGCACCTGATCCCATCCGGGGTGTTGACCTCGGGGGTCACCAACGTCATCGGCAATGGCGTGGTGATCGACCCCGGGGTGCTGCTCAGCGAACTGAAGGGCCTGGAGGATCGCGGTGTCGACACTTCCAAGCTGTTGATCTCTGCCGACGCGCATCTGCTGATGCCCTACCACGTGGCCATCGACAAGGTCACCGAGCGCTATATGGGCAGCAAGAAGATCGGTACCACCGGACGCGGTATCGGGCCGTGTTACCAGGACAAGATTGCTCGCATGGGCATCCGGGTCGCCGATGTGCTGGACCCTGACGAGCTGGCGCACAAGGTCGAGGCGGCGCTCGAGTTCAAGAACCAGGTGCTGGTCAAGATCTACAACCGCAAGGCCCTCGACCCGGCCCAGGTGGTCGACTCGTTGTTGGCACAGGCCGACGGTTTCCGGCATCGCATCGCCGACACGCGGCTGTTGCTGAACAACGCGCTGGATGCCGGTGAAACGGTGTTGCTGGAAGGCTCTCAGGGCACGTTGCTCGACGTCGACCACGGCACCTATCCGTACGTGACGTCATCGAACCCGACAGCGGGCGGGGCGGCCGTCGGTTCCGGCATCGGCCCCACCCGAATTCACACCGTGCTGGGGATCCTCAAGGCCTACACCACCCGGGTCGGTTCGGGTCCGTTCCCTACCGAGCTCTTCGACGAGCACGGCGAATACCTGTCGAAGACGGGGGGCGAATTCGGTGTGACGACCGGGCGGCGCCGTCGCTGCGGCTGGTTCGATGCGGTCATCGCGCGCTACGCCTCCCGGGTCAACGGCATCACCGACTACTTCCTGACCAAACTCGATGTGCTGTCCAGCTTGGAAACGGTGCCGGTCTGCGTCGGATACCAGATCGACGGCAAGCGCACCGCCGAGATGCCGATGACCCAGAGCGATTTGTGCCGTGCCACACCGGTGTATGAGGAACTGCCGGGCTGGTGGGAAGATATCTCCGCGGCACGCGAGTTCGACGATCTGCCCGCCAAAGCCCGCGACTACGTGTTGCGGCTCGAAGAGCTTGCCGGAGCGCCGGTTTCCTGCATCGGTGTGGGTCCCGGGCGAGACCAGACCATCGTGCGCCGGGACATCCTGCAGGAGCGCAGGTGA
- a CDS encoding PaaI family thioesterase encodes MGSDGNPDEVDPEYEHHGGFPEYGPANPGPGFGRFVATMRRLQDLAVSADPGDIVWDEAAERAAELVELLVPFAAEEGKAPAGRSPGLPGMGSLLLPPWTVTRYAPDGVEMTGSFSRFHVGGNSAVHGGVLPLLFDHMFGMISHAAARPISRTAFLHVDYRKITPIDTPLVVRGRVARTEGRKAFVSAELVDGEGMLLAEANGLMVRLLPGQP; translated from the coding sequence ATCGGGTCGGATGGCAATCCTGACGAGGTCGATCCCGAGTACGAACACCACGGCGGATTTCCGGAATATGGACCGGCCAACCCGGGGCCGGGATTTGGCCGTTTCGTGGCAACCATGCGTCGGTTGCAGGATCTGGCGGTGTCGGCCGATCCCGGCGACATCGTGTGGGACGAGGCGGCCGAGCGGGCCGCGGAGCTGGTGGAACTGCTGGTCCCGTTCGCGGCCGAGGAGGGTAAGGCGCCGGCCGGGCGAAGCCCGGGCCTACCCGGCATGGGCAGCCTGTTGCTGCCGCCGTGGACGGTGACCCGGTACGCACCCGACGGGGTGGAGATGACGGGTTCTTTCAGCAGGTTTCATGTCGGGGGCAACTCGGCGGTGCACGGCGGCGTGCTGCCGCTGCTGTTTGACCATATGTTCGGCATGATCTCGCATGCGGCCGCACGGCCGATCAGTCGAACGGCGTTCCTGCATGTCGACTACCGCAAGATCACCCCGATCGACACACCGTTGGTGGTGCGCGGCCGAGTCGCCCGCACGGAGGGCCGCAAGGCGTTCGTGTCCGCGGAATTGGTCGACGGCGAAGGGATGCTGCTCGCTGAGGCCAACGGCCTGATGGTGCGGCTACTGCCGGGCCAGCCGTGA
- a CDS encoding PPE family protein, producing MDFGALPPEINSARMYAGPGSAPLVQAANAWSRLANELNATATSYTAVISGLAGDEWRGASALSMAAAAAPYVTWMRATAAQAEQAAAQAIAAANAYESAHAATVPPAEIAANRSTMISLVRSNIFGQNTPAIATSEADYGEMWAQDIVAMDGYAGTSAAAAELTPFSPPPATTTGVQLGSEAVVPAAAAAAAPAETSVLPTLGSFLPPPFDSITNPLDDLDVLVLAAVAVSAGALGVSGVQLGEVYRHDLVDEEENAPACPGDYEENPAAGLKTTPGSPDLFEGGQRLTRPAPPPIAALSGYSANVGGLSVPQSWNLPPAVRQVASMFPGATPMYLTAGSDGTYTGVMAAGLAGSSLAGLAARGGSSPTPAGAAPSANSGGAAAAARPAANTPAVPAAAAGVNIPGLPSGLPPGVVANLAATLAAIPGATIIVVPPDPTQERS from the coding sequence ATGGATTTCGGGGCGCTACCGCCAGAAATCAATTCCGCCAGGATGTATGCCGGTCCGGGCTCGGCACCACTGGTGCAAGCGGCCAACGCCTGGTCGCGTCTGGCCAACGAGCTCAACGCGACGGCGACCTCCTACACCGCGGTGATCTCCGGGCTCGCCGGGGATGAATGGCGAGGCGCCTCGGCGCTGTCGATGGCGGCGGCGGCCGCTCCCTACGTGACGTGGATGAGGGCTACCGCGGCCCAAGCCGAACAGGCCGCGGCTCAGGCCATCGCCGCGGCCAACGCCTACGAGTCGGCGCATGCGGCGACGGTGCCGCCGGCGGAGATCGCCGCCAACCGTAGCACCATGATCTCGCTGGTACGGAGCAATATTTTCGGCCAGAACACACCGGCGATTGCCACCAGCGAAGCCGATTACGGCGAAATGTGGGCCCAGGACATCGTCGCCATGGACGGCTACGCCGGCACCTCGGCGGCCGCAGCGGAATTGACGCCGTTCAGCCCGCCCCCGGCCACCACCACCGGGGTTCAGCTGGGAAGCGAGGCGGTGGTGCCGGCGGCCGCGGCCGCCGCGGCACCGGCGGAAACGAGCGTGCTACCGACCCTGGGGTCCTTCTTACCTCCGCCGTTCGATTCCATCACCAACCCGTTGGACGATCTCGACGTTCTGGTGCTGGCGGCCGTCGCCGTTTCGGCCGGCGCGTTGGGCGTGTCAGGGGTGCAGCTGGGCGAGGTTTATCGCCACGACCTCGTCGACGAAGAAGAAAACGCTCCTGCCTGCCCCGGAGACTACGAAGAGAATCCGGCCGCGGGCCTCAAGACCACCCCCGGCAGTCCAGACCTGTTCGAAGGCGGACAGCGCCTCACCCGACCGGCTCCACCGCCTATTGCCGCGCTTTCGGGCTACTCGGCCAACGTCGGGGGACTCTCGGTACCGCAGAGCTGGAATCTTCCTCCGGCGGTGCGCCAAGTCGCCTCGATGTTCCCCGGCGCCACACCGATGTACCTAACGGCCGGCTCGGACGGCACGTATACGGGGGTTATGGCGGCGGGCTTGGCCGGTTCCAGCTTGGCCGGCCTGGCGGCGCGGGGCGGCTCCTCACCCACCCCGGCCGGCGCCGCGCCGTCCGCCAACAGCGGCGGGGCCGCCGCGGCGGCCAGGCCCGCGGCCAACACCCCCGCGGTCCCCGCGGCGGCCGCGGGGGTGAACATACCCGGCTTGCCGTCCGGCCTACCTCCCGGCGTCGTTGCCAACCTCGCGGCGACCCTGGCGGCGATCCCGGGGGCGACTATCATCGTGGTACCACCGGACCCGACCCAAGAACGGTCCTAG
- the purT gene encoding formate-dependent phosphoribosylglycinamide formyltransferase: MTDGLTEGHGEPLGNHEHLAVRDEDSAPAGDKTTAITVSPATAPRAEAEAGVGPRVLLLGAGEFGRELAVALQGFGAEVIAADGYPDAPAHRVADQSLVVTLTDGDELGAVLARLRPDFVVTLTDAVNGAALDAFDSSQARDSDSGAGFTELVPNARSVRLLGDREGLRKLAADELGLPTAPFWFVGSLGELEAVAAHAGYPLLVRPATKADGRRHSVVRERAGINEAWERATAGGAAGAQPRVWAEMVVDVEFLITLIVVCTEAANGPVIEFCAPIGHRVADGGQLEAWQPQKMSAAAFDAAKSIAARIVKALGGRGVFGVELMINGDEVYFADVTAWPGDTSWVTRRTQRLSVFELQARAILGVAVDTLMVSPGAAWVIGPGRASASGAPGAHAFQALTAALSVPESDVRVFGRAGAGAPGKRAVALATAPDVAIARDRAREVAARLDMPDSRG, encoded by the coding sequence GTGACTGACGGTCTGACCGAAGGACACGGCGAGCCACTCGGCAACCACGAGCACCTGGCTGTTCGCGACGAGGACTCGGCGCCCGCAGGCGACAAGACGACGGCCATTACCGTATCGCCCGCCACGGCGCCGCGCGCCGAAGCCGAAGCCGGCGTGGGGCCGCGAGTGCTGCTGCTCGGCGCCGGCGAATTCGGCCGGGAGCTTGCGGTAGCGCTGCAAGGCTTCGGTGCGGAGGTGATCGCAGCCGACGGTTATCCCGACGCGCCCGCGCACCGGGTCGCCGACCAGTCGCTGGTGGTAACGCTGACTGATGGCGACGAGCTGGGCGCGGTCTTGGCGCGGTTGCGGCCCGACTTCGTGGTGACGCTCACCGACGCGGTCAACGGGGCGGCTCTGGATGCTTTCGACAGCAGCCAAGCTCGGGACAGCGACTCGGGAGCCGGATTCACCGAGCTGGTGCCCAACGCGCGCAGCGTCCGGCTGCTCGGTGATCGAGAGGGCCTGCGCAAGCTGGCCGCCGACGAATTGGGCTTGCCCACCGCGCCTTTCTGGTTTGTCGGATCGCTTGGCGAACTCGAAGCGGTGGCCGCCCATGCCGGATACCCGCTGCTCGTCCGGCCCGCCACGAAGGCGGACGGTCGGCGGCACTCAGTGGTCAGGGAACGCGCCGGCATCAACGAGGCCTGGGAACGCGCCACCGCCGGCGGCGCGGCCGGAGCGCAACCGCGCGTCTGGGCCGAGATGGTGGTCGACGTCGAGTTTTTGATCACGCTGATCGTGGTGTGCACCGAGGCGGCCAACGGGCCGGTTATCGAATTCTGCGCACCGATCGGTCATCGGGTCGCCGACGGCGGCCAGCTGGAGGCATGGCAACCCCAGAAGATGAGTGCGGCCGCGTTTGATGCCGCCAAGTCGATTGCCGCGCGCATCGTCAAAGCGCTGGGTGGGCGCGGCGTCTTCGGTGTCGAATTGATGATCAACGGCGACGAGGTGTACTTTGCCGACGTCACCGCATGGCCGGGTGACACCTCCTGGGTTACCCGGCGCACCCAGCGTCTTTCGGTGTTCGAGCTGCAGGCACGGGCAATCCTGGGCGTTGCGGTCGACACCTTGATGGTGTCGCCGGGCGCGGCCTGGGTGATCGGTCCGGGCCGGGCATCGGCGAGCGGGGCGCCGGGCGCCCACGCCTTCCAGGCCCTTACCGCCGCGCTCAGCGTGCCCGAAAGCGATGTCCGAGTGTTCGGGCGGGCGGGCGCGGGTGCCCCCGGAAAGCGTGCGGTGGCCTTGGCCACCGCGCCCGACGTGGCGATTGCCCGCGACCGCGCCCGTGAGGTCGCGGCGCGGCTAGATATGCCAGACTCACGCGGGTGA